The following proteins are co-located in the Lagenorhynchus albirostris chromosome 2, mLagAlb1.1, whole genome shotgun sequence genome:
- the WNT4 gene encoding protein Wnt-4 isoform X5 gives MARLWLESCVAGAAGSKWLSLCSAVARRSLHWGDATRMREEAGMAEDLHRPTQPNAVSAPTPTPAHSQALGLLQEWLVQLTFEPAQLQGLSLALLPHRFGVSWQQEEGPAAKHSTWYLAKLSSVGSISEEETCEKLKGLIQRQVQMCKRNLEVMDSVRRGAQLAIEECQYQFRNRRWNCSTLDSLPVFGKVVTQGKGNVSFTSFPARGRAWHGGDSQGVSSSGREQVGARTQGAEEGRHGSVWPDAGEGPRQEVLSSPVFAPGTREGAQPRLIKFREMLRILPGLAGTCCGLKSK, from the exons ATGGCACGGCTGTGGCTGGAGTCCTGCGTGGCCGGGGCAGCGGGTAGCAAATGGCtaagcctgtgctcagcagtgGCAAGAAGAAGCCTACATTGGGGTGATGCAACCAGAATGAGAGAAGAAGCAGGGATGGCCGAGGACCTCCACAGGCCGACCCAGCCCAACGCAGTCagcgcccccacccccactcccgcACACTCCCAGGCTCTTGGTCTCCTCCAGGAATGGCTTGTGCAGTTGACATTTGAGCCGGCCCAGCTCCAG GGTCTTTCCCTAGCTCTGCTCCCACACCG ATTTGGGGTGAGCTGGCAACAGGAAGAAGGGCCTGCCGCCAAGCACAGCACATG GTACCTGGCCAAGCTGTCATCAGTGGGGAGCATCTCAGAGGAGGAGACGTGCGAGAAGCTCAAGGGCCTGATCCAGAGGCAGGTGCAGATGTGCAAGCGGAACCTGGAGGTGATGGACTCGGTGCGCCGCGGCGCCCAGCTCGCCATTGAGGAGTGCCAGTACCAGTTCCGGAACCGGCGCTGGAACTGCTCCACGCTCGACTCGCTGCCTGTTTTCGGCAAGGTGGTGacgcaag GCAAGGGTAATGTCTCATTTACCAGTTTCCCAGCGCGTGGCAGAGCCTGGCATGGAGGAGACAGTCAAGGGGTGTCATCCAGTGGCAGAGAGCAAGTCGGGGCAAGGACTCAAGGGGCAGAAGAGGGGAGGCATGGGTCAGTGTGGCCTGATGCAGGTGAGGGACCCCGTCAAGAAGTGCTTTCCTCACCTGTGTTTGCACCAGGAACCAGAGAGGGGGCCCAGCCCCGGCTCATCAAGTTCAGGGAGATGCTGAGAATCCTACCAGGCTTGGCTGGAACCTGCTGTGGACTAAAGTCCAAGTGA